In the Wenzhouxiangella sp. XN24 genome, one interval contains:
- the gcvPA gene encoding aminomethyl-transferring glycine dehydrogenase subunit GcvPA: MPFIPHTEDDIREMLGVIGVESIEQLFDEIPPGLKIEALSGVPPALGEMEIQRLMRERAARDEGHLNFIGAGAYEHHIPAAVWEITTRGEFYSAYTPYQAEASQGTLQLIYEYQSMMASLTGMDVSNASLYDGASAMAEAALMAVRANRASKSGRILVPATVNPAYRRVAHSIAGGQGLEFETVPYCRETGVTLPDALRAWDDADVTALVIQQPNFFGGYEDVATLTDWARARGALVIAVVNPISLALLEPPGAWGEGGADIACGEGQPLGVPLSSGGPYFGFLACRQALVRQMPGRIVGRTVDLDGRSGFALTLQAREQHIRRSKATSNICTNQGLMVTAATIYMSLLGAEGLARVAAASVANTAELIGQLGSIEGVRRTFSGPYFHESVLSFDHPVAPLLEALAERGILGGYDLSRDYPELGHALLLCATETRTATDIETYFQALDDVLRHARVA; encoded by the coding sequence ATGCCTTTCATTCCGCACACGGAAGACGACATTCGCGAGATGCTCGGCGTCATCGGCGTCGAGAGCATCGAGCAGCTGTTCGACGAGATCCCGCCCGGCCTGAAGATCGAGGCGCTGTCCGGCGTGCCCCCGGCGCTCGGCGAAATGGAAATCCAGCGGCTGATGCGGGAGCGCGCAGCGCGCGACGAAGGTCACCTGAATTTCATCGGCGCCGGTGCTTATGAGCACCATATTCCGGCGGCCGTCTGGGAGATCACGACGCGCGGAGAGTTCTACAGCGCATACACGCCTTACCAGGCCGAGGCCAGCCAGGGCACGTTGCAGCTGATCTACGAATACCAGTCGATGATGGCGTCCTTGACCGGCATGGACGTGTCGAATGCCTCGCTTTACGACGGTGCGTCGGCGATGGCCGAGGCGGCGCTGATGGCGGTGCGGGCCAATCGTGCGTCGAAAAGCGGGCGCATCCTGGTGCCCGCGACGGTGAACCCGGCTTACCGGCGCGTCGCGCACAGCATCGCCGGGGGACAGGGGCTCGAGTTCGAGACGGTGCCCTATTGCCGGGAGACCGGGGTGACGCTGCCCGACGCCCTGCGCGCGTGGGACGATGCCGACGTCACGGCGCTGGTGATCCAGCAGCCGAACTTTTTCGGCGGTTACGAGGATGTCGCCACGCTGACCGACTGGGCGCGCGCCAGGGGCGCCCTGGTGATCGCCGTCGTGAACCCGATCAGCCTCGCGCTGCTGGAACCCCCGGGGGCCTGGGGCGAGGGTGGGGCAGACATTGCCTGCGGCGAAGGCCAGCCGCTGGGCGTGCCGCTGTCTTCCGGCGGACCCTATTTCGGCTTCCTGGCCTGCCGCCAGGCCCTGGTGCGACAGATGCCGGGGCGCATCGTGGGGCGCACGGTCGACCTCGATGGCCGGAGCGGCTTCGCGCTCACGCTGCAGGCGCGGGAACAGCACATCCGGCGCTCCAAGGCGACCTCCAACATCTGCACCAACCAGGGTCTCATGGTCACGGCGGCCACGATTTACATGAGCCTGCTCGGGGCCGAAGGCCTGGCGCGCGTGGCGGCGGCCTCCGTGGCCAACACGGCCGAACTGATCGGTCAGCTCGGCTCCATCGAGGGCGTGCGGCGCACCTTCAGCGGGCCGTACTTTCACGAGTCCGTGCTGTCTTTCGACCACCCCGTCGCGCCCCTGCTCGAGGCGCTTGCCGAGCGCGGCATTCTCGGCGGTTACGACCTGTCGCGGGACTATCCCGAGCTGGGACATGCCCTGCTGCTGTGCGCGACCGAGACCCGCACCGCCACGGACATCGAGACCTATTTCCAGGCGCTGGACGACGTCCTCCGCCACGCACGGGTCGCCTGA
- the gcvH gene encoding glycine cleavage system protein GcvH, giving the protein MSKIPAELKYARTHEWLRPEDDGSVTLGISDHAQEALGDLVFVETPEVGRSVAPGEACAVVESVKAASDVYSPIAGEVTAVNEALATQPELLNSDPYGEGWIMKIRPASASETPELLDAKAYAATLED; this is encoded by the coding sequence ATGAGCAAGATTCCCGCAGAACTCAAGTATGCCCGCACCCACGAGTGGCTCCGGCCGGAAGACGACGGGAGCGTGACGCTCGGCATTTCCGATCATGCCCAGGAAGCCCTCGGCGACCTCGTGTTCGTGGAAACGCCGGAGGTCGGGCGCAGCGTCGCCCCGGGCGAGGCCTGCGCCGTGGTCGAATCCGTCAAGGCGGCTTCCGACGTGTACAGCCCGATTGCCGGGGAAGTGACGGCGGTCAACGAGGCCCTGGCGACCCAGCCGGAACTGCTGAACAGCGATCCCTACGGCGAGGGCTGGATCATGAAAATCCGGCCGGCGTCCGCGAGCGAAACCCCTGAACTGCTGGATGCGAAGGCATACGCAGCAACCCTGGAAGACTGA
- the tpx gene encoding thiol peroxidase, with translation MATITLQGTEIHTAGEFPRVGSKAPDFTLTDRDLNDVSLSRWMGKKKLLSIFPSVDTPVCALSTRKFNDYARTHEDTVMLMISADLPFAQKRFCGDEGLDNVMTLSNMRSDDFARGYGVLITDGPFAGLTARAIVVLDENDTVVHSELVPEIAQEPDYEAALKALG, from the coding sequence ATGGCTACGATTACTTTGCAGGGTACCGAGATCCACACCGCCGGGGAGTTCCCGCGCGTGGGCAGCAAGGCGCCCGATTTCACTCTCACGGACCGCGACCTCAACGACGTGTCGTTGTCGCGCTGGATGGGCAAGAAGAAACTGCTGTCCATCTTCCCGAGCGTCGATACGCCGGTGTGTGCGCTGTCCACGCGCAAGTTCAACGACTACGCGCGGACGCACGAAGACACCGTGATGCTGATGATCTCGGCCGACCTGCCGTTTGCGCAGAAGCGTTTCTGCGGGGACGAGGGACTCGACAACGTGATGACGCTGTCGAACATGCGCTCGGACGATTTCGCGCGCGGCTACGGCGTGCTCATCACGGACGGGCCGTTCGCCGGGCTGACGGCCCGCGCCATCGTCGTGCTCGACGAGAACGACACCGTGGTGCACTCCGAGCTGGTGCCGGAGATCGCTCAGGAACCGGATTACGAGGCGGCGCTGAAGGCGCTCGGCTAG